One genomic segment of Streptomyces sp. RerS4 includes these proteins:
- a CDS encoding bifunctional DNA primase/polymerase: MNADLLNAALTAAQRGWPVFPLRPGSKVPALHGETRCPRTGACADGHAKPEQRATTDPDRIRTAWAAGAYNVGVATGPAGLVVIDLDPPKPSDPPGTLSGAQILDALCRATGETLPPTYTVTTPSGGRHRYFTAPAGIIMRSTQDILGRHIDTRAWGGYVVAPGSTTPTGAYTVTDDRPVAPLPAWLCAKLTEPPRIKAVPLSPTTVRPAGRRAAYADAALRNEEQAVANAPEGHRNQALVRAARALGRLIASGDLDRTLVEQALSRGAEAAGLKPYEYRSAITSALNWSIANNPAGRGAA, encoded by the coding sequence GTGAACGCCGACCTGCTGAACGCCGCACTCACCGCGGCCCAACGGGGCTGGCCCGTCTTCCCGCTCCGACCCGGCTCCAAGGTCCCCGCGCTGCACGGCGAGACGCGGTGCCCCCGTACGGGTGCCTGCGCGGACGGACACGCCAAGCCCGAACAGCGCGCCACCACCGACCCCGACCGGATCCGTACCGCGTGGGCCGCCGGCGCCTACAACGTCGGGGTGGCGACCGGCCCGGCCGGGCTCGTCGTGATCGACCTCGACCCGCCGAAACCGTCCGACCCGCCCGGCACCCTCAGCGGCGCGCAGATCCTCGACGCCCTGTGCCGGGCCACCGGCGAGACCCTGCCGCCCACCTACACGGTGACCACGCCGTCCGGGGGCCGCCACCGGTACTTCACCGCCCCCGCCGGGATCATCATGCGCTCCACCCAGGACATCCTGGGCCGGCACATCGACACCCGGGCCTGGGGCGGGTACGTCGTCGCCCCCGGCAGCACCACCCCCACCGGCGCCTACACCGTCACCGACGACCGGCCCGTGGCCCCGCTCCCCGCGTGGCTGTGCGCCAAGCTCACCGAGCCACCCCGCATCAAGGCCGTACCCCTGTCCCCGACCACGGTCAGGCCCGCCGGGCGCCGTGCCGCGTACGCCGACGCGGCCCTGCGCAACGAGGAACAGGCCGTCGCCAACGCCCCCGAGGGCCACCGGAACCAGGCACTCGTCAGGGCCGCACGCGCGCTCGGGCGGTTGATCGCGTCCGGCGACCTCGACCGCACTCTGGTGGAGCAGGCTCTTAGCCGGGGGGCGGAAGCGGCCGGTCTGAAGCCCTACGAGTACCGCTCCGCCATCACCAGCGCCCTCAACTGGTCCATCGCCAACAACCCAGCCGGCCGGGGGGCGGCATGA